A stretch of the Lactuca sativa cultivar Salinas chromosome 9, Lsat_Salinas_v11, whole genome shotgun sequence genome encodes the following:
- the LOC111886422 gene encoding uncharacterized protein LOC111886422 yields the protein MRDFPSCFGENGVQIADASSSSSASITTASGKIGQNLVTCVYQCRLRNFSCFIITVTWTKNLMGQGLSVQIDDSTNQCLCKVEIKPWLFSKRRGCKNIEVSSKLIDIYWDLASAKFGFSPEPLEGFYFAIVVNQDLILVLGDMEKEVQKKVDVSSFAPNVVFLSKKEHIFGKKVYATKARLCGKGKMHDVSIECDALGTNDPYLLIRVDGKTMMQVKHLRWKFRGNYTILVDGLPVEVYWDVHNWLFGKLMGEAIFLFQTCLSAEKLWASPSMLDSSWSGSCSRDPHSQGLGFSLVLCAWKNE from the coding sequence ATGAGGGATTTCCCTTCTTGCTTTGGCGAAAATGGTGTTCAAATCGCTGATGCTTCGTCTTCATCAAGTGCTTCGATTACTACAGCTAGTGGTAAAATTGGTCAGAATCTCGTTACTTGTGTTTATCAGTGTAGATTGCGCAATTTTTCTTGCTTCATTATCACTGTTACTTGGACTAAAAACTTGATGGGTCAAGGTCTTTCTGTTCAAATTGACGATTCCACCAATCAATGTTTGTGTAAAGTTGAAATTAAACCATGGTTGTTCTCCAAACGAAGAGGGTGTAAGAATATTGAAGTGAGTTCTAAGTTAATCGACATTTATTGGGATTTAGCGTCTGCAAAATTCGGTTTTTCACCCGAGCCACTTGAAGGCTTTTATTTTGCCATTGTGGTAAACCAAGATTTGATCTTGGTGTTAGGGGATATGGAGAAGGAAGTGCAAAAGAAGGTAGACGTGTCCTCCTTTGCCCCAAATGTTGTTTTCTTGTCGAAAAAAGAGCATATTTTTGGGAAGAAAGTGTATGCCACTAAAGCTCGATTGTGCGGAAAAGGGAAAATGCATGATGTTTCGATTGAATGTGATGCATTGGGCACCAATGATCCATATCTattgatccgtgtagatggtaaaACAATGATGCAAGTGAAACATCTTAGATGGAAATTCAGGGGAAACTATACGATTTTGGTGGATGGATTGCCAGTTGAAGTGTATTGGGATGTGCACAATTGGCTCTTTGGTAAACTAATGGGAGAAGCTATTTTCTTGTTTCAGACTTGTTTATCAGCTGAGAAATTGTGGGCGAGTCCATCTATGTTGGATTCCTCTTGGTCAGGCTCGTGTTCTAGAGATCCACATTCACAAGGTTTAGGTTTCTCTTTAGTGTTGTGTGCTTGGAAAAACGAATAG